Proteins found in one Dehalococcoidia bacterium genomic segment:
- a CDS encoding helix-turn-helix domain-containing protein — translation MDELPPEQEHYQDDGCDLFPSCLRCPLTRCRYDIPGRQTRKELRNREMARLHQAGVAVRELAERFGVSRRTVYRIIATRSDRGSYE, via the coding sequence ATGGATGAACTGCCCCCGGAGCAAGAGCACTACCAGGACGATGGCTGTGACCTCTTCCCCTCATGCCTGCGCTGCCCCCTCACCCGCTGTCGCTACGACATCCCGGGGAGGCAAACCAGAAAGGAGCTGAGGAATAGAGAGATGGCGCGCCTCCACCAGGCGGGGGTTGCGGTCAGGGAGCTGGCAGAGCGCTTCGGGGTGAGCCGGCGAACGGTATATCGCATCATAGCAACCCGATCGGACCGGGGGAGCTATGAATAA
- a CDS encoding phage portal protein: protein MNNITLPQQLARMDRDRMNRYSENLAFYNGEQWQRRSARSERQLTINYAKALVDKVSSYLMSGFTFAVDPVIPVRLTDSDIPFGESSPDPAAAAERFLRSVYDDNDLFALDFDTEVDCAVMGDAAYKVTWSPTEKRILVTAPDVQGLYAWWIPDNVTSVYRVAARYRLSAEEVNILYGILPKGKTAWVVELWTDKLFELWIDSDQVHSSANPYGFIPYLLFPNLREPKKFWGISDIPVIIESQRELNRAVSQLSRILELSGNPIAVLENVEESSDIAVRPGSVWNIPEDARAYLLDLLQGGGVRLHIDFIELLFRIIHDVSESPKAAWGGAERDLSGVALEIEMQPLLQKVRRKRLIRAAVYRRRNEMILALAERFLGQSYGDVTHRIIWGPVLPRDFQRQVTNEVALIQSGVHSRRYAMDSLGIEDPEREFSQWLSERQRIMQQNRDLNAKSTHLGSE, encoded by the coding sequence ATGAATAATATAACCCTCCCCCAGCAACTGGCCCGGATGGACCGCGACCGCATGAATCGTTATTCTGAGAACCTGGCCTTCTACAACGGCGAGCAGTGGCAACGCCGTTCCGCCCGTAGCGAACGTCAGTTGACTATCAACTATGCCAAAGCCCTTGTCGATAAAGTCAGCTCCTATCTCATGTCGGGCTTTACTTTCGCTGTAGACCCTGTCATTCCTGTCCGTCTTACGGACTCCGATATTCCATTCGGAGAAAGCTCCCCCGATCCTGCGGCGGCTGCCGAGCGCTTTTTACGCAGCGTCTATGACGATAATGATCTTTTCGCCCTCGACTTTGATACCGAGGTTGATTGCGCTGTGATGGGAGACGCTGCCTATAAGGTCACCTGGTCTCCCACTGAGAAGCGCATTCTCGTCACTGCTCCGGATGTCCAGGGGCTATACGCCTGGTGGATACCGGATAATGTCACCTCTGTTTACCGGGTGGCTGCGCGCTACCGTCTATCCGCTGAGGAGGTAAATATACTCTACGGCATATTACCCAAGGGCAAGACCGCCTGGGTCGTTGAGCTCTGGACGGACAAATTATTTGAGCTATGGATCGATAGCGATCAGGTCCATAGCAGCGCAAACCCTTACGGCTTTATACCCTATCTGCTATTCCCCAATCTCAGAGAGCCTAAGAAGTTCTGGGGGATCTCCGATATCCCCGTCATAATCGAATCCCAGCGCGAGCTCAATAGAGCCGTGTCGCAGTTATCCCGAATCCTGGAGCTCTCCGGCAACCCTATCGCCGTTCTGGAGAATGTGGAGGAGTCCTCCGATATTGCCGTCCGGCCAGGCTCTGTCTGGAATATACCTGAGGATGCCAGGGCTTATCTCCTCGACCTGCTCCAGGGCGGGGGCGTCCGACTTCATATCGATTTTATCGAGCTCCTATTCCGCATAATCCACGACGTTTCTGAATCCCCCAAGGCAGCATGGGGCGGGGCTGAGCGAGACCTCTCAGGCGTTGCCCTGGAGATTGAGATGCAGCCCCTTCTTCAGAAAGTTAGGCGAAAGCGCCTCATACGTGCCGCTGTATACCGCCGCCGAAACGAGATGATCCTCGCCCTTGCCGAGCGCTTCCTGGGGCAATCTTATGGCGATGTCACCCACCGCATTATCTGGGGGCCGGTGCTTCCCCGTGACTTCCAGCGCCAGGTCACCAATGAGGTAGCACTAATCCAGAGCGGGGTTCATTCACGGCGCTACGCCATGGATAGCCTCGGGATAGAGGACCCTGAGCGGGAGTTTTCTCAGTGGCTATCCGAGAGACAGCGAATAATGCAGCAGAATAGAGACCTTAACGCAAAGTCTACACACCTTGGGAGTGAGTGA
- a CDS encoding phage major capsid protein has protein sequence MAITLTEAAKLSTDILLTGIMETIVKDSPVLQRLPFIEVVGNGLTYNRELTLPVVAWYDENAAWGAETAPTLTKVTAGLEILGANADVDNFIKATRSNIQDVEAAVIELNSKAIRHEFEKTFIDGLGTSGAKDFAGLNALVPVHSDWAADTAYALGDYCIATTFNGWRYEATVAGSSHATTEPTWPTTEGGTVVDEGVTWTCRRCPSIEAGTNGATLTLAMLDELIDKVLGGKPDLLLMSRRSRRKINALSRAAGVNLQTERDEFGSFIDLYNGIPVGVSDWILDNVTQGTSGVTSNIYAFQMGEGALCGLSSPGLIQVERVGQLESYDATRTRIKFYCGLALFSTVKLGRLYGVTD, from the coding sequence ATGGCTATAACACTAACCGAAGCAGCCAAGCTATCGACCGATATTCTCTTGACGGGGATTATGGAGACCATCGTCAAGGATTCGCCGGTATTGCAGCGGCTGCCGTTTATCGAGGTTGTAGGAAACGGGCTAACCTACAACCGGGAGCTTACCCTGCCCGTTGTCGCATGGTATGACGAAAACGCTGCGTGGGGTGCCGAGACCGCACCAACGCTCACTAAAGTCACCGCCGGCCTGGAGATCCTGGGGGCTAACGCCGACGTGGACAACTTCATCAAGGCCACCCGCTCCAATATCCAGGACGTGGAGGCAGCGGTAATTGAGCTCAATTCTAAGGCTATCCGCCATGAGTTCGAGAAAACCTTCATCGACGGCCTGGGGACTTCCGGGGCTAAGGACTTCGCCGGCCTGAATGCACTCGTTCCCGTGCATTCCGATTGGGCAGCCGATACCGCCTACGCCCTGGGGGACTATTGCATCGCCACCACCTTTAATGGGTGGAGGTATGAGGCTACCGTTGCCGGCAGTTCCCACGCCACCACCGAGCCGACCTGGCCCACCACCGAGGGGGGGACTGTTGTTGACGAGGGTGTTACCTGGACCTGCCGTCGCTGTCCTTCCATTGAGGCGGGGACTAACGGGGCCACGCTCACCCTGGCCATGCTGGACGAGCTCATCGATAAGGTGTTGGGCGGGAAGCCCGATCTCCTGCTCATGAGCCGGCGGTCGAGGCGAAAGATCAACGCCCTGTCCAGGGCAGCCGGTGTCAATCTCCAAACCGAGCGTGACGAGTTCGGCAGTTTCATTGATCTCTATAACGGCATTCCTGTCGGGGTCAGTGACTGGATACTGGACAACGTCACCCAGGGGACTAGCGGCGTTACCTCCAATATCTACGCCTTCCAGATGGGGGAGGGCGCTCTGTGCGGGCTTTCGTCTCCTGGGCTGATACAGGTGGAGAGGGTCGGTCAGCTTGAGAGCTACGATGCCACCCGTACCCGCATCAAGTTTTACTGCGGGCTAGCCCTGTTCAGCACAGTAAAGCTCGGTCGCCTGTACGGGGTTACGGACTAG
- the gyrB gene encoding DNA topoisomerase (ATP-hydrolyzing) subunit B: protein MEESRNRNNEYNAEDIMVLDGMEAVRRRPGMYIGSTGQHGLHHLVQEIVYNSIDEALAGACDMVEVTIFEDGRVAVADNGRGIPVEVHPVTRTSALEAVMTVLHAGAKFGGRGYTVSGGLHGVGASVVNALSSDLRVEVKRDGKRYRQEYCRGVAQNSVEEIGEATDTGTVTTFLADKGIFGDLSYDFNALAQRFREMCYLTKGVEIHFEDKRSEREVTFYFEGGIASFARYLNKNRPVLHEPIYISKTVNGTEVEVALQYNEGFAETVLSFANCINTQDGGTHLTGFRSAMTRVINDTARNIKLLKEDEVNLIGDDTREGLVAIISVKLAEPQFEGQTKAKLGNPETKNHVESALVDGLAQYLDEHPAEAKRIVEKCLTTARAREAARKARDLVLKKNSLEAGTLPGKLADCSDKDPAQCEIYLVEGESAGGSAKQGRDRRFQAILPLKGKILNVEKASPEKMLAHVEIRIIITALGIGIDKQLDLSKLRYHRVIIMTDADVDGSHIRTLLLTFFFRHMVDLINGGHLFIAQPPLYRLGDGKKAEWLYSEAEMERSIAKKAFEELSVRSTDGYITHKGTKIGDLLNSLRELERGLDALEKEGIPRQISAILLVNEESFHRLDLSRKESMQQLSRWLEESGYPTSLCLDDTDDEYWVEVEFKDHKIRLDKRVLEHAALHGCFNAYPQVRRLTNNKSYTIVKKGREIGNDIPWYELAGVLQKSADRSGIALQRYKGLGEMSAQQLWETTMNPETRTILQVNVEDAVKADKIFETLMGDEVPPRKAFIQAHAKSVRNLDI, encoded by the coding sequence ATAGAAGAGAGCCGGAACAGAAACAACGAATACAATGCCGAAGACATCATGGTGCTGGACGGCATGGAGGCGGTGCGCCGGCGCCCGGGGATGTATATCGGTAGCACCGGGCAGCACGGGCTGCACCACCTGGTACAGGAGATCGTCTACAACAGCATAGATGAGGCATTGGCCGGCGCCTGCGACATGGTGGAGGTGACCATATTCGAGGACGGTCGGGTGGCGGTCGCCGATAACGGCAGGGGGATCCCGGTTGAGGTGCACCCGGTAACCAGAACCTCGGCTCTTGAGGCGGTGATGACCGTGCTTCACGCCGGAGCCAAGTTCGGTGGCCGGGGCTATACCGTCTCCGGCGGGCTCCATGGGGTAGGAGCCTCGGTGGTAAACGCCCTCTCCTCCGATCTCCGGGTGGAGGTGAAGAGGGACGGCAAGCGCTACCGGCAGGAATACTGCCGCGGCGTGGCCCAGAACTCGGTGGAGGAGATAGGAGAGGCCACAGACACGGGGACGGTCACCACCTTCCTTGCCGACAAGGGGATATTCGGTGACCTAAGCTACGACTTCAACGCGCTGGCGCAGCGCTTCCGCGAGATGTGCTACCTCACCAAAGGGGTGGAAATTCACTTCGAGGATAAAAGGTCGGAACGGGAGGTCACCTTCTACTTTGAAGGGGGAATCGCCAGCTTTGCCCGATACCTCAATAAGAATCGCCCAGTGTTGCATGAGCCGATCTATATCTCAAAGACGGTGAACGGCACCGAGGTGGAGGTAGCACTACAGTATAACGAGGGCTTTGCAGAGACCGTACTCAGCTTTGCCAACTGCATCAATACCCAGGACGGCGGCACACATCTTACCGGGTTCCGCTCCGCCATGACCCGCGTTATCAACGACACCGCCAGAAATATAAAGCTTCTCAAGGAGGATGAGGTCAATCTAATCGGCGATGACACCAGGGAGGGGCTGGTGGCCATCATCAGCGTCAAGCTGGCCGAGCCCCAGTTTGAGGGGCAGACAAAGGCCAAGCTGGGAAATCCGGAGACAAAAAATCACGTGGAGTCTGCGCTAGTGGACGGGCTCGCCCAGTACCTCGACGAGCACCCCGCAGAGGCCAAGCGGATCGTGGAGAAGTGTCTCACCACCGCACGTGCCCGGGAGGCGGCGCGCAAGGCGCGCGACCTGGTGCTCAAAAAGAACTCCCTGGAAGCGGGCACCCTGCCCGGCAAGCTGGCGGATTGCTCTGACAAGGACCCTGCGCAGTGCGAGATCTATCTGGTGGAGGGGGAGTCGGCGGGCGGCTCTGCCAAGCAGGGACGGGACCGACGCTTTCAGGCGATCCTCCCCTTGAAGGGCAAGATACTCAACGTGGAGAAGGCCTCTCCGGAGAAGATGCTGGCTCATGTAGAGATCCGCATCATCATCACCGCACTGGGTATCGGCATCGATAAGCAACTGGATCTCTCCAAGCTGCGCTACCACCGCGTAATCATCATGACCGATGCCGATGTCGATGGCTCCCATATCCGCACCCTGCTACTCACCTTCTTCTTCCGCCACATGGTGGATCTTATCAACGGCGGTCATCTCTTCATCGCCCAGCCGCCCCTATACAGACTGGGTGACGGTAAAAAAGCAGAGTGGCTTTACTCCGAGGCGGAAATGGAGCGCTCCATCGCTAAGAAAGCTTTTGAGGAGCTCTCCGTCCGCTCAACAGATGGCTATATTACTCACAAGGGAACCAAGATAGGCGACCTGTTGAATTCACTCAGGGAGCTGGAACGGGGGCTCGATGCCCTGGAGAAGGAAGGCATACCGCGGCAGATAAGCGCCATTCTGCTTGTGAACGAGGAGTCCTTCCACCGCCTCGACCTCTCTAGGAAGGAAAGCATGCAGCAGCTAAGCAGGTGGCTTGAGGAATCCGGATATCCCACCAGCTTATGCCTGGATGATACCGACGATGAATACTGGGTTGAGGTTGAATTCAAGGATCATAAAATAAGGCTGGACAAGCGCGTTCTTGAGCACGCCGCCCTTCATGGCTGCTTCAATGCGTATCCGCAGGTCAGGCGCCTTACCAACAACAAATCATACACCATTGTTAAGAAGGGCAGAGAGATCGGCAACGATATTCCCTGGTATGAGCTTGCCGGGGTGCTCCAGAAAAGCGCTGACCGGTCAGGAATAGCGCTCCAGCGCTACAAGGGACTGGGGGAGATGAGCGCCCAGCAGCTCTGGGAGACCACGATGAACCCGGAGACCAGGACGATATTGCAGGTCAACGTAGAGGACGCGGTCAAGGCGGATAAGATATTCGAGACGCTCATGGGTGATGAGGTGCCTCCCCGCAAGGCCTTCATCCAGGCCCACGCCAAGAGCGTCAGGAACCTGGATATTTAA
- the pyrE gene encoding orotate phosphoribosyltransferase, with amino-acid sequence MLEQRERFMELVKERGLVRGDFTLASGAKSTYFFDLKMVTLSAEGAYLAGRLVFDLLRDSGIDAVGGLTLGADPIVAAVALVSHMEGKPIPAFIVRGDMKEHGTQKAIEGHIPQKGSSVAIVEDVITKGGSTLKAIKAVEEAGCRVAKVVALLDRHQGGSDELHRRGYDFTAILHADAAGEIRTE; translated from the coding sequence ATGCTGGAGCAGCGGGAGCGGTTTATGGAGCTGGTCAAGGAGCGGGGGCTTGTGCGCGGCGATTTCACCCTCGCATCGGGGGCTAAGAGCACATACTTCTTTGACCTCAAGATGGTTACCCTCTCCGCGGAGGGCGCATACCTTGCCGGCAGGCTGGTCTTTGATCTTTTAAGAGATAGCGGAATAGATGCTGTTGGCGGGCTTACCCTGGGTGCCGACCCCATCGTCGCTGCTGTAGCGCTGGTCAGCCATATGGAAGGGAAGCCAATCCCCGCCTTCATCGTGAGAGGGGATATGAAAGAGCACGGGACGCAGAAGGCTATAGAGGGTCATATCCCCCAAAAAGGCTCCAGTGTGGCCATCGTCGAGGATGTAATCACCAAAGGAGGTTCCACCCTGAAAGCGATAAAGGCGGTGGAGGAGGCGGGCTGCCGGGTGGCCAAGGTAGTGGCGCTTCTGGACCGTCACCAGGGGGGAAGCGATGAACTGCATAGGCGCGGCTACGATTTTACTGCAATCCTGCATGCGGACGCGGCGGGAGAGATTAGAACTGAATAA
- the nadD gene encoding nicotinate-nucleotide adenylyltransferase, giving the protein MLKIGVLGGTFDPVHSGHLVIAEAARKKLGLSRVVFVTAGEPWLKGHRNIAPGEHRLAMTELAIAENPSFSAASIDLDRPGPSYTVDTLNDLKRELGADAELYYILGLDALAGFLEWREPERIVTICRLVAARRPGCLDIDLKQMERDLPGISKHITILNNPLSDISSSAIRERVACGLTITGLVPAAVERYIREKGLYK; this is encoded by the coding sequence ATGCTTAAGATAGGGGTGCTGGGAGGGACCTTCGACCCGGTACACAGCGGGCACTTGGTAATCGCCGAGGCGGCTAGGAAGAAGCTGGGGCTATCACGGGTTGTATTTGTTACCGCAGGAGAGCCCTGGCTCAAGGGGCATAGGAACATCGCCCCAGGTGAGCACCGCCTGGCGATGACCGAGCTTGCTATCGCCGAAAACCCGTCTTTCAGCGCAGCGAGCATTGATCTAGACCGTCCCGGACCCTCCTACACTGTGGATACACTTAACGACCTGAAACGCGAGCTCGGCGCGGATGCAGAGCTTTATTACATCCTGGGGCTTGATGCCCTGGCCGGTTTCTTAGAATGGAGAGAGCCGGAGAGGATTGTCACCATATGCCGACTGGTGGCTGCGAGGCGCCCTGGGTGCCTGGACATAGACCTGAAGCAAATGGAGCGGGACCTTCCCGGGATCTCAAAGCACATCACCATCTTGAATAACCCGCTCAGTGACATAAGCTCCTCCGCTATCAGGGAGCGGGTTGCCTGCGGCCTCACCATAACGGGCCTCGTCCCCGCTGCGGTGGAACGCTATATCAGGGAGAAGGGGCTCTATAAATAG